The following proteins are encoded in a genomic region of Drosophila willistoni isolate 14030-0811.24 chromosome 3R, UCI_dwil_1.1, whole genome shotgun sequence:
- the LOC6647888 gene encoding uncharacterized protein LOC6647888 produces MLEPSLTPDLEEDVVDHALVTGLSGISIDDVDVDVDAVPERKPHFLDYDAVPPPEYDDGSFGAAAGEQLKMDKKYERDGEISDYELAASGYTKKEFTQDDNTLHFSQTPVGVGGGKKSAAKHFLDENPIPPDYMLAQELREMREHRSLDRNFERKSAQQQQLEELPARNPGGGSPACSSRVSRSKEPSYTLSRFLDTSGDNPNGSASRLPKGAAWTMSFDERYGAASSAAVDATLGSKVECVYSLLSMLGSNDPLEMSKKFLELSANGQSCATLRRSGCMPLLVQMMHAPDNEQEVRKCASLALHNVVHSHPDEKAGRREAKVLRLLDQIMDYCSFLKTLLQSGGEAIADDSDRHPLAAISSLMKVSFDEEHRHAMCDLGALHAIPNLVHLDHAVHGPKPEDQCCNSLRRYALMALTNLTFGDENNKALLCSQKQFMEALVAQLDSAPDDLLQVTASVLRNLSWRADSNMKAVLNEIGTVTALALAAMRNKSENTLKAILSALWNLSAHCSTNKAEFCAVDGALSFLVGMLSYEGPSKTLKIIENAGGILRNVSSHIAVCEPYRKILREHNCLAILLQQLKSESLTVVSNSCGTLWNLSARCPEDQKFLWDNGAVPMLRSLIHSKHAMISEGSSSALKNLLNFRPAVQNQHQLDPIARSMGLKQLPTLEARKQKALQQELGERHAETCDNLDTGGKPSTKERSSSSSVSSAARRHVAAAVPRLTRSAMLTKSESRDSVYSAKSDSAYEHLMRSASASDTQRKAPAKISTFEDSEATEEQPIDYSVKYNESHGKASTSTSYQETDLDQPTDFSLRYAENQIELAATAGTDDAAVQEPAKAEILLILDDSVKCYQTEDTPYVISNAASVTDLRLAVKPDLDAPAAEEVKPTEATPLVGTSSTTTTVASAKKPTKQSQCGSGSYTPEKPINYCEEGTPGYFSRYDSLSSLDEAGKAAAMGTEMKSKPGKLDEEEEAAAAVTIDSPQLVKPPLVGTSVLQANSALETPLMFSRRSSMDSLVHEVDVDGDVANCDDKSSVVSDFSRLASGVISPSELPDSPTQSMPQSPRRNSENSATAAGLATKSECSNQQQQSPANPSVRPLRSVFEDDLSSFNVEHTPAQFSTATSLSNLSIVDDEPETMPGEEDEMLLANCINMGMQRKPTTAEPQSASREETTRNYCTEDTPAQLSKVGSNTNLSAISINSTEMKDALAAVGGNQAARSSLNLSDDVSSNASDCVAGGHLLEQCIRDGMLQKVAPPPITKQPEDPIAMMRRGGNVLPGFLPSRDEMSKYLVEDSPCNFSVASGLSNLTVGSSLVGPAVQLEEATTASIDPAAGATKATPFKEEQVQRPPHWQDDSLSSLSIDSEDDTNLLSQAIAAGCNRPKSNLGFSSNSKRSSSLTSSQPIAINAATSASSLNSAMTARKHQQESYSSVDSSDSNDNQSKSLFELCILKGMYKTKEPAAHQQQQQQQHHHVLPNLKQFDSLPVQLPAATVGGGGQSKRQRHHHHHHHHHRDRERKDEKLLQECINTGISKKSSNALPKNVQATSAAALEPCHPMAATTSASASSTAVAAAPDVDQKAHATRPNSKPNSLNLNPQRSSSPDVIDTDVAKSPHPNQENGNGNAIAIDHETATGYREFESDRSSDESFIMDTMVRLDSTATTSVSCNSAPSIASNDKHKDPDLMLKSVERLTMEFVTSAEQLRGQNNNSSSNNNNTNTNTWNDQTCPNDVTFPTISQTAPVLASLSLDDDDATEADLADTSNSINFHVGGQVQSAAVSMEAQRLLFNGTSSSIMSNSTMIAFEARALAENLQQLQAEDDNLERTFSINSLDLDNVRPPSGMESLNSCYQEHSQPSSLRQQLPSKSPRFARKVFPANLVARRALGHLTGSAESVNSSCNLLDNIKPPSLMDELLDSMISVDSIQSEVADGEQDCSMATTISVSNYETAACDDQTLTVLQSCMDDEDATINDFSSAESTPKQGSTPSPNRRALTPKQKRRLDKDRYKTYTIATRNELELEAAEINETLQIEIVEVEPPAPPPSIPAATPSPRLGGRRRGSSERYKTQVIEYPRQLVDNGEADGDASIRVMMQQFTYITDINIGPSSMEDTEIMMGEHLECDQNSETESCHGQERQTELEQLPAVVEPVKPKPTILEPATAVKLVRGRKKPAYISPYSQRNTTSAAPPKKKTLSPTIAKRSVVSSVGGATRVSPQKKKATPPPTVATAAPPPTPPRLERQGTFVKDEPTNLNGQVPVVDPIPVNTSPSHRVSKLPTKRIAGATATATTSTGTATARVTGSPKRGTVPARRVVTPQRANTNIRLASAKSAASATNRGSSTTPPSRSNSNLNGGSVAAVSAARINQAQSRIANIWKRVDDAKTKQSQSNLRTQKTNSSNTLNGTGAKPTLLRSSTFDSTPEPGAASAPASAGNPKSRLPVVGARK; encoded by the exons atgtTGGAGCCATCATTAACACCTGATCTAGAGGAGGACGTGGTTGACCATGCTCTGGTTACGGGCCTATCGGGCATTAGCATCGACGACGTTGATGTCGATGTGGATGCAGTGCCCGAACGGAAGCCGCATTTCTTGGACTATGATGCAGTGCCGCCACCCGAATATGATGATGGCAGCTTTGGAGCCGCTGCCGGTGAGCAGTTGAAAATGGATAAGAAATATGAGCGGGATGGCGAGATAAGTGACTATGAGCTTGCGGCTAGTGGGTATACGAAGAAAGAGTTTACCCAGGATGATAATACGTTGCATTTTAGTCAGACTCCTGTTGGAGTCGGCGGTGGCAAGAAATCGGCAGCCAAACATTTTCTAGATGAGAATCCCATTCCGCCGGACTATATGCTGGCGCAGGAGTTACGCGAAATGCGGGAACATCGCAGTTTGGATAGGAATTTCGAGCGGAAATCGgcccagcaacaacaattggaAGAGCTGCCAGCAAGGAATCCTGGTGGAGGCTCACCAGCCTGTTCAAGTCGAGTATCGCGTAGCAAGGAGCCATCGTACACTCTCTCCCGTTTTCTAGACACAAGTGGTGACAATCCGAATGGAAGTGCATCACGATTGCCCAAAGGAGCCGCCTGGACGATGAGTTTTGATGAGCGTTATGGGGCAGCAAGCTCGGCGGCTGTCGATGCCACGCTCGGATCCAAAGTGGAGTGTGTATATTCGTTGCTGTCCATGTTGGGATCCAATGACCCTCTGGAGATGTCCAAGAAGTTCCTAGAGCTGTCGGCAAATGGCCAAAGTTGTGCCACATTGCGTCGCTCGGGTTGTATGCCGCTTCTGGTCCAAATGATGCACGCTCCGGACAATGAGCAGGAGGTCCGCAAATGCGCTAGCCTTGCCCTTCACAATGTTGTGCACAGTCATCCCGATGAGAAGGCCGGTCGACGTGAGGCCAAAGTTCTGCGTCTACTCGATCAAATCATGGATTACTGCAGCTTTCTAAAAACTCTACTTCAGAGCGGTGGCGAGGCCATTGCCGATGATTCGGATCGGCATCCATTGGCGGCAATTTCGTCCCTGATGAAGGTCAGCTTTGATGAGGAACATCGGCATGCCATGTGCGATCTGGGGGCTCTGCATGCCATTCCCAATCTGGTGCATTTGGATCACGCTGTGCATGGACCCAAGCCGGAGGATCAGTGTTGCAACTCCTTGCGTCGTTACGCCCTAATGGCCCTGACTAATCTAACCTTCGGCGACGAGAACAACAAGGCGCTGCTGTGTTCTCAAAAGCAATTTATGGAGGCGCTGGTGGCCCAGCTGGACTCGGCCCCTGATGACTTGTTGCAGGTGACAGCAAGTGTACTCCGGAATCTCTCCTGGCGGGCTGATAGCAACATGAAGGCAGTTCTCAATGAGATTGGAACGGTAACAGCTCTCGCCTTGGCGGCCATGCGAAATAAGAGTGAGAACACACTGAAGGCCATTCTGTCGGCTTTGTGGAATCTCTCGGCTCATTGCAGTACTAATAAAGCAGAGTTTTGTGCGGTGGATGGAGCTCTCTCCTTTCTGGTGGGCATGTTAAGCTACGAGGGACCGAGCAAGACACTGAAAATCATTGAGAATGCCGGTGGAATCCTCCGAAACGTCTCCAGCCACATTGCTGTATGTGAACCCTATCGCAAAATTCTACGAGAACACAATTGCTTGGCCATCCTGTTGCAGCAACTGAAGTCGGAGAGTCTTACGGTGGTAAGCAATTCCTGTGGAACTCTGTGGAATCTATCGGCACGCTGTCCAGAGGACCAGAAATTCCTTTGGGACAATGGGGCAGTGCCCATGTTGCGATCGTTGATACACTCCAAGCATGCAATGATCTCAGAGGGCAGTTCGTCGGCATTGAAGAATCTACTGAACTTTCGGCCTGCCGTCCAAAATCAACACCAACTCGATCCCATTGCCCGATCCATGGGATTGAAACAGTTGCCCACTCTAGAGGCTCGCAAGCAGAAAGCTCTGCAGCAGGAATTGGGCGAAAGGCATGCCGAGACTtgtgacaatttggatacagGTGGCAAACCCAGCACCAAGGAACGATCCTCCAGCTCTTCGGTCAGTTCTGCTGCACGTCGTCATGTTGCGGCTGCTGTGCCCCGTCTGACTCGGTCCGCCATGTTGACCAAGAGTGAAAGTCGTGATTCTGTGTACTCGGCAAAATCCGATTCAGCCTATGAACATCTGATGCGTTCCGCCTCCGCCTCGGACACTCAACGAAAGGCTCCAGCTAAAATATCTACATTTGAGGACTCGGAGGCCACCGAGGAGCAACCCATTGATTACTCGGTCAAGTACAACGAAAGTCATGGCAaagcatcaacatcaacatcataTCAGGAAACCGATCTGGATCAGCCGACAGACTTTAGTCTGCGATATGCTGAGAATCAAATCGAATTGGCGGCTACCGCTGGAACTGATGATGCAGCTGTCCAAGAACCGGCTAAAGCCGAAATTCTTTTAATATTGGACGACAGTGTGAAATGCTATCAGACAGAGGATACACCTTATGTGATCTCAAATGCGGCCTCTGTGACGGATCTTCGATTAGCCGTAAAGCCAGACTTAGATGCCCCCGCTGCAGAGGAGGTGAAACCGACGGAGGCGACACCCTTGGTGGGCACCAGCAGCACCACTACCACGGTAGCCTCCGCAAAGAAGCCAACAAAACAATCGCAATGCGGATCGGGCTCGTATACACCCGAAAAGCCCATCAATTACTGCGAGGAAGGCACTCCAGGTTACTTCAGTCGGTACGATTCGCTTAGTAGCCTGGATGAAGCAGGCAAAGCAGCAGCTATGGGCACAGAGATGAAGTCGAAACCCGGGAAACTAGACGAGGAAGAGGaggcggcggcagcggtgaCGATTGATTCGCCGCAGCTGGTTAAACCTCCCCTCGTTGGAACATCTGTCTTGCAGGCCAATTCGGCACTGGAAACCCCGTTGATGTTTTCTCGGCGCAGTTCCATGGATTCACTGGTCCATGAAGTGGATGTAGATGGCGACGTGGCCAATTGTGATGATAAGAGCTCAGTGGTTAGTGATTTTAGCCGTCTGGCTAGTGGCGTCATATCGCCCTCTGAGTTGCCCGACTCACCCACACAGAGTATGCCACAATCGCCGCGACGAAATAGTGAGAATTCGGCAACTGCAGCCGGATTAGCTACAAAGTCTGAGTGCAGtaatcagcagcagcagtcgcCGGCCAATCCGTCAGTGCGTCCCCTGCGTAGTGTATTTGAGGATGACTTGAGTAGCTTCAATGTGGAGCATACCCCAGCACAATTCTCCACAGCCACTAGCCTAAGTAATCTCAGTATTGTGGACGATGAACCAGAGACAATGCCTGGCGAGGAGGATGAAATGCTGCTGGCCAATTGCATCAATATGGGTATGCAAAGGAAACCGACCACTGCAGAGCCCCAATCTGCAAGTAGAGAGGAAACCACACGCAACTATTGCACAGAGGATACTCCCGCCCAGCTATCAAAGGTGGGCAGTAATACAAATCTCTCGGCCATTTCCATCAATTCGACTGAGATGAAGGATGCCCTAGCTGCTGTTGGTGGCAATCAAGCTGCCAGAAGTTCTCTCAATTTATCGGATGATGTCTCGTCCAATGCCTCGGATTGTGTGGCTGGAGGACATCTCCTTGAGCAGTGTATACGCGATGGCATGCTGCAGAAGGTGGCACCACCCCCCATTACAAAGCAGCCGGAAGATCCCATTGCCATGATGAGACGCGGTGGCAATGTCTTGCCGGGCTTCTTGCCCTCTCGCGATGAGATGAGCAAGTATTTGGTGGAGGATAGCCCCTGCAATTTTTCTGTTGCCTCTGGCCTATCCAATCTGACAGTCGGTTCGAGTCTAGTTGGCCCCGCCGTGCAATTGGAAGAGGCAACAACTGCTTCAATTga TCCTGCAGCCGGGGCGACAAAGGCAACACCTTTTAAGGAGGAGCAAGTTCAAAGGCCACCACACTGGCAAGATGATTCGTTGAGTTCCCTATCCATTGACTCGGAGGATGATACCAATTTGCTGAGTCAG GCTATTGCCGCTGGCTGCAATAGACCAAAATCGAATCTTGGCTTCAGCTCGAATAGCAAGCGTTCCAGCTCGCTTACTTCATCGCAGCCGATAGCCATTAATGCCGCCACCTCTGCGTCCTCTCTGAACTCGGCCATGACTGCACGCAAGCATCAGCAGGAATCCTACAGCTCTGTGGACTCCAGTGACTCAAACGATAATCAGTCAAAGTCTCTCTTTGAACTGTGCATTCTCAAGGGCATGTACAAGACTAAGGAGCCAGCAgcgcatcagcagcagcagcaacagcagcatcatcatgtGCTCCCTAATCTCAAGCAGTTTGACTCGTTGCCAGTACAATTACCCGCAGCAactgttggtggtggtggtcaAAGTAAACGACAacgacatcatcatcatcatcatcaccatcatagGGATCGCGAGCGCAAGGATGAGAAACTATTACAGGAGTGCATTAATACGGGCATCTCGAAGAAGAGCTCTAATGCCTTGCCAAAAAACGTTCAGGCTACGTCTGCAGCTGCATTGGAACCGTGTCACCCAATGGCGGCTACTACATCAGCAAGTGCCAGCAGcacagcagtagcagcagctcCAGACGTAGATCAGAAAGCGCACGCCACACGCCCCAACTCCAAGCCGAACAGCCTCAATCTCAATCCGCAGAGGTCTTCGTCGCCCGACGTCATCGACACAGACGTAGCAAAAAGTCCACATCCAAATCAAGAGAACGGGAACGGGAACGCGATCGCGATAGATCACGAGACCGCTACTGGGTATAGAGAATTTGAATCGGATCGTTCCAGTGATGAGTCATTTATAATGGACACCATGGTGAGGTTGGACAGCACTGCCACGACCAGTGTTAGCTGCAATTCTGCTCCAAGCATTGCAAGCAATGACAAGCATAAGGATCCAGATTTAATGTTGAAATCCGTGGAGCGACTGACCATGGAATTTGTTACATCGGCTGAGCAATTGCGCGGTCAGAATAataatagcagcagcaacaacaacaataccaataccaatacTTGGAATGATCAAACTTGTCCCAATGATGTAACCTTTCCGACTATCAGTCAAACGGCACCCGTCTTGGCTTCCCTAAGCCTTGACGATGACGATGCAACAGAAGCCGACCTGGCTGATACCTCGAATTCGATTAACTTTCATGTGGGCGGGCAGGTTCAGAGTGCTGCCGTCAGCATGGAGGCACAGAGACTGCTTTTCAATGGCACCAGCTCTTCCATTATGAGCAATTCAACTATGATTGCTTTTGAGGCGCGTGCCCTGGCCGAGAATCTGCAACAATTGCAGGCGGAAGACGATAATCTGGAAAGAACCTTTAGCATCAATAGTCTTGATCTGGACAATGTGCGTCCGCCGTCGGGCATGGAGTCGCTGAATAGTTGCTATCAGGAACACTCACAGCCAAGTTCATTGCGTCAGCAATTGCCAAGCAAATCACCGCGTTTTGCCCGCAAAGTATTCCCCGCCAATCTGGTGGCAAGAAGAGCTTTGGGACATCTGACCGGCAGTGCTGAGAGTGTCAATTCCAGTTGCAATCTATTGGACAACATTAAGCCGCCATCCCTGATGGATGAATTGCTGGACTCAATGATTAGTGTGGATAGCATCCAGTCGGAAGTGGCTGATGGGGAGCAAGACTGTAGTATGGCCACCACCATATCAGTTTCCAACTATGAGACTGCCGCTTGTGACGATCAAACTCTTACGGTGCTCCAGAGTTGTATGGACGATGAGGATGCCACAATAAATGATTTCAGTTCGGCCGAGTCGACGCCCAAGCAGGGATCCACACCATCTCCCAATCGCCGAGCTCTAACACCAAAACAGAAACGTCGCCTGGATAAGGATCGCTACAAAACATACACCATAGCCACTAGGAACGAGTTGGAATTGGAAGCTGCCGAGATTAACGAGACTTTGCAAATTGAGATTGTGGAGGTGGAAcctcctgctcctcctccttctaTACCAGCAGCCACACCCTCACCACGCCTCGGGGGTAGGCGACGAGGAAGCTCTGAACGATACAAGACACAGGTCATAGAATATCCACGTCAGCTCGTCGACAATGGAGAAGCCGATGGAGATGCTTCAATACGCGTCATGATGCAGCAATTCACCTACATTACAGATATCAATATTGGTCCAAGCTCAATGGAGGATACAGAGATCATGATGGGTGAACACTTGGAATGCGATCAGAATTCTGAGACGGAATCCTGCCACGGACAAGAGCGGCAAACGGAATTGGAACAATTGCCTGCAGTTGTGGAGCCTGTGAAACCAAAGCCTACGATTTTAGAGCCAGCTACAGCCGTAAAGTTGGTGAGAGGTCGTAAGAAACCAGCCTACATATCGCCCTATAGCCAACGGAACACCACCAGTGCTGCTCCACCCAAAAAGAAGACACTGTCTCCAACTATAGCCAAACGCAGTGTGGTTTCCAGTGTTGGTGGTGCAACTCGTGTGTCGccgcaaaaaaagaaagccaCACCTCCTCCAACAGTGGCCACCGCTGCTCCGCCGCCAACACCGCCACGTCTTGAACGGCAAGGTACGTTTGTCAAAGATGAGCCCACAAATCTGAATGGCCAAGTGCCCGTGGTTGATCCCATTCCCGTGAACACAAGTCCCAGTCATCGTGTGTCCAAACTGCCGACAAAAAGGATAGCAGGAGCCACAgctacagcaacaacatcaacaggCACGGCCACAGCCAGAGTAACCGGTTCACCAAAGCGTGGTACGGTCCCAGCGCGACGGGTCGTCACCCCCCAGCGGGCTAATACGAACATAAGGCTTGCTAGTGCCAAGTCAGCCGCGTCGGCCACAAATCGAGGATCTTCAACGACGCCGCCATCGCGGAGCAATTCCAATTTAAATGGCGGAAGTGTAGCTGCTGTATCAGCTGCTAGAATCAATCAAGCACAAAGTCGCATTGCCAATATCTGGAAGCGAGTAGATGATGCCAAAACGAAGCAATCCCAGTCCAATCTGAGGACACAGAAAACGAATTCTTCCAATACGCTCAACGGAACGGGGGCAAAGCCAACGCTGCTGCGCAGCTCTACATTTGATAGTACACCAGAGCCAGGTGCGGCTTCAGCTCCAGCTTCTGCAGGAAATCCCAAGTCCAGGCTTCCTGTTGTGGGCGCACGAAAATAG
- the LOC6647887 gene encoding neural Wiskott-Aldrich syndrome protein → MISSSMRPQDGQQAAGLPRPKLNATSTLLTQEENDAVFKLLGRKCQTLNTAVVQIYKTEGNAHSHWKKKHTGVVCFVKDSAIRSYFLRAYCLIKNELIWEHELYDGMEIVRSRPFLLTFEGSDGHVGLNFVSEEECDSFFCIVDATIATRNRKREEKRQHRQKSQQAPNAPTAALPREPVRPMTGGQQGSNSISATDGGSVQLRNNQISSVNLTPAPAKGFLSNNFGNFSSSSASGAKDKKRKVTKADISQPTNFVHVSHVGWDEKQGFALTGNDSDEILNSFLVKAGVSESQLKDRETREFIYDFIQHNNVLASVTQEAEKSPTESTPHMPPPVPSRHHHSQNGNQRSAPPPPPPPLRNPPPPIPTTVPGANRPPPPPSRPPPINVAPPPPPAPVSAPAAAPPPPPPPPPAACAPPPPPMPVGEIPIITTTHAPSQAARAPIQPAMPDPRNALMDAIRKGTTLKKVDAAALSTGSGDSRSDLMSEIRTGIELKPATQRELGNQRDSGNEGTDALANALRRALAARGNAIHSDDDESESSDNDGEWDD, encoded by the exons ATGATCAGCAGCAGCATGAGGCCACAGGATGGTCAACAGGCAGCTGGGCTGCCGCGTCCCAAATTGAATGCAACTAGCACACTGCTCACCCAGGAGGAGAACGACGCCGTCTTCAAACTTCTTGGGAGAAAGTGTCAG ACACTAAATACGGCCGTTGTGCAGATCTATAAGACGGAGGGCAATGCACATTCGCACTGGAAAAAGAAGCACACGGGAGTTGTATGCTTTGTTAAGGATAGCGCCATTCGATCGTATTTCCTGCGCGCCTATTGTCTGATCAAGAACGAGTTGATCTGGGAACATGAGCTTTATGATGGCATGGAGATTGTAAGATCGCGTCCCTTTCTCTTGACCTTTGAGGGAAGT GATGGACATGTTGGACTTAATTTCGTGTCCGAGGAAGAATGTGATTCATTCTTTTGCATTGTGGATGCCACCATTGCGACTCGCAATCGCAAGCGAGAAGAGAAACGTCAACATCGCCAGAAGAGTCAGCAGGCGCCTAATGCTCCGACAGCGGCACTGCCACGTGAGCCAGTGCGTCCGATGACGGGGGGGCAACAGGGTAGCAATTCAATTTCGGCCACCGATGGTGGCTCAGTGCAGTTGCGCAACAATCAGATCAGTTCCGTAAATCTGACACCGGCGCCAGCCAAGGGATTCTTGTCGAATAATTTTGGCAACTTTAGCTCATCATCGGCGTCGGGGGCCAAGGATAAGAAGCGCAAAGTTACCAAGGCCGACATTAGCCAGCCCACGAATTTTGTACATGTTAGTCATGTGGGTTGGGACGAGAAACAAGGATTCGCTTTGACTGGTAATGATAGCGACGAGATTCTAAACAGTTTCCTGGTCAAGGCGGGCGTGTCAGAGAGTCAACTCAAGGATCGGGAGACAAGAGAATTCATCTATGACTTTATACAACACAATAATGTGTTGGCTTCGGTCACGCAGGAGGCGGAAAAATCACCAACGGAATCAACGCCACATATGCCGCCACCAGTGCCGAGTCGTCATCATCAT TCACAAAATGGCAACCAAAGAAGtgcaccaccgccaccaccaccaccattgAGAAATCCGCCTCCACCAATTCCCACAACTGTGCCGGGCGCAAATCGACCTCCGCCACCACCCAGCAGGCCACCGCCTATAAATGTAGCGCCACCACCGCCCCCAGCACCAGTTAGTGCACCAGCTGCAGCG CCACctccaccgccaccaccaccaccagcggCTTGTGCGCCACCGCCTCCGCCGATGCCCGTTGGAGAAATACCCATTATCACGACTACCCATGCACCCAGTCAAGCGGCCAGAGCACCCATTCAGCCGGCAATGCCGGATCCACGAAATGCTCTCATGGATGCGATTCGCAAGGGTACAACGCTTAAG AAAGTGGATGCAGCTGCCCTTAGCACTGGTAGCGGAGACTCTCGCAGTGACCTCATGTCTGAAATACGTACGGGTATCGAGCTGAAACCGGCAACTCAGCGGGAACTGGGTAATCAGCGCGACAGCGGCAACGAGGGCACTGATGCCCTGGCCAATGCACTGCGACGTGCTTTGGCGGCACGCGGTAATGCCATACATTCGGACGATGATGAGAGTGAATCCTCCGACAATGACGGCGAATGGGATGACTAA